A stretch of Brassica rapa cultivar Chiifu-401-42 chromosome A08, CAAS_Brap_v3.01, whole genome shotgun sequence DNA encodes these proteins:
- the LOC103833519 gene encoding uncharacterized protein LOC103833519: MACSELQRAIENPVLELKIVSASDLSHVDATDKMDVYAVVSIHGEGTHKTQTAKTPIDYDGGLNPTWNHTVKFPCNEEEGREGRLTLKVELFSYLLERKEDLYLGEVNVSVKELFASDPRPFGNGNVHKMKSMTCPIKVTEEGSTNARLCLLYRFKPLPVDDSCPPVPQDHSLSIGQPVYPNPEPAIPGQPVVFSPRFQTTTTKLILEIVIKFAKDIEDVNAFSAMDVYASVAILKDRKVKDRINTPVAFSANTNPKWNQTIKFSLDEKLAQEGRLMLLVELMSHRPFLGDKEIGFVRLPMKQLLGSNPPASGDANGMKLETHALTGPYGKKGVVSFTYRFLAEQLRVSTVPTPSTTSQPYIMYLPVSPHSYSSSDPIQLTSSYVTVQQGKNAGQGNGLVPIYMSPQYQSHGYQQYSPRNPQPPPQHSQLKPLTREPFSQSMPDTQEA, from the coding sequence ATGGCTTGTTCAGAGTTGCAAAGAGCCATAGAGAACCCAGTTCTTGAGCTCAAAATTGTATCAGCCAGCGACCTCAGCCATGTCGATGCCACTGACAAGATGGACGTATACGCCGTCGTTTCAATTCACGGCGAAGGTACTCACAAGACACAAACGGCCAAAACACCCATCGACTACGACGGTGGTTTGAATCCGACGTGGAATCACACCGTTAAGTTTCCCTGCAACGAAGAAGAAGGCCGTGAAGGCCGGTTAACCCTCAAGGTCGAGTTATTTAGCTATTTGCTCGAACGGAAGGAAGACCTTTATCTAGGAGAAGTCAACGTCTCGGTTAAGGAACTTTTTGCCTCAGATCCACGGCCGTTTGGAAACGGTAACGTCCATAAAATGAAGTCTATGACTTGCCCTATCAAAGTCACAGAGGAAGGAAGTACCAACGCAAGGTTGTGCCTCTTGTACCGGTTTAAACCACTGCCGGTTGATGATTCGTGTCCTCCTGTACCTCAGGATCATTCCCTCTCGATCGGTCAACCCGTTTATCCAAACCCGGAACCAGCAATACCAGGTCAGCCTGTCGTATTTTCCCCTCGGTTTCAAACCACCACGACCAAACTGATCCTTGAGATTGTGATCAAGTTTGCCAAAGACATTGAAGATGTCAACGCCTTCTCGGCTATGGACGTATATGCTTCAGTTGCGATCCTTAAAGACAGGAAAGTTAAGGACAGGATCAATACCCCTGTCGCTTTCTCCGCAAATACAAACCCTAAATGGAACCAGACGATTAAGTTTTCACTCGATGAGAAGTTAGCTCAAGAAGGGCGTTTGATGCTCCTCGTGGAACTGATGAGCCACAGGCCTTTTCTTGGTGATAAGGAAATCGGGTTCGTCAGACTTCCAATGAAACAACTATTAGGCTCAAACCCTCCAGCCAGTGGTGATGCTAACGGTATGAAGCTGGAAACGCACGCTTTGACGGGTCCTTATGGGAAAAAAGGTGTCGTGAGCTTCACTTATAGGTTTCTTGCAGAACAACTTAGGGTTTCAACGGTTCCAACACCGTCGACAACATCCCAACCATATATCATGTATCTACCGGTCTCGCCTCATTCATACTCGTCATCAGATCCGATACAGTTGACCTCAAGTTATGTGACTGTTCAACAAGGTAAAAATGCTGGGCAGGGTAACGGACTAGTACCAATATATATGTCGCCTCAATATCAATCACATGGATATCAACAATATTCACCACGAAATCCGCAGCCACCACCGCAACATTCGCAGCTTAAGCCACTGACTCGGGAGCCGTTCTCTCAGTCAATGCCGGATACACAAGAAGCATAA